One Ovis aries strain OAR_USU_Benz2616 breed Rambouillet chromosome 4, ARS-UI_Ramb_v3.0, whole genome shotgun sequence DNA window includes the following coding sequences:
- the AIP gene encoding LOW QUALITY PROTEIN: AH receptor-interacting protein (The sequence of the model RefSeq protein was modified relative to this genomic sequence to represent the inferred CDS: inserted 3 bases in 3 codons; deleted 2 bases in 1 codon; substituted 1 base at 1 genomic stop codon): protein MADITKRLWEDGIQKHMIQEGQGKLPDFQDETKVTFHYQTLCNDKENTMLDDGRPCSKPXGLIIGKKFKLPLWEPILHTMWEGEIAQFCCDVKHVVLYLLLAKSLLNFAASKDLLEGISQMQEHNSLGHADLDTLQQKAQPLIFDIERLXVENPGTYQQDPWAMTVEEKAKXMLVIHQEGNWLYLEGHVKEAAAKYYEAIACVKNLQMKEQPESPDRIQLDQQITLLLLNYCXCKLMVEEYEVLDHCSSILNKYDDNVKAYFKYSKVHAAVWNTQEAQADFANVLELRPTLATMVSPELWV from the exons ATGGCAG ATATCACTAAAAGACTCTGGGAGGATGGGATCCAAAAGCACATGATACAGGAGGGCCAAGGAAAGCTCCCTGACTTTCAGGATGAAACCAAAGTCACGTTCCACTACCAGACTCTTTGCAATGACAAGGAGAACACCATGCTTGATGACGGCCGGCCATGCAGCAAAC GGGGGCTCATCATTGGCAAGAAGTTTAAGCTGCCCCTGTGGGAGCCCATCCTGCACACCATGTGGGAGGGGGAGATTGCTCAGTTCTGCTGTGATGTCAAGCATGTGGTCCTATATCTGCTATTGGCCAAGAGTTTACTCAACTTCGCAGCCAGCAAGGACCTCCTGGAGGGCATCTCTCAGATGCAGGAGCACAATTCCCTGGGCCATGCTGATCTGGATACCCTGCAGCAGAAGGCCCAGCCTCTCATCTTTGACATTGAGAGGC AGGTGGAGAATCCTGGCACATATCAGCAGGACCCATGGGCAATGACAGTTGAGGAGAAGGCAA GAATGCTAGTCATCCACCAGGAGGGCAACTGGTTGTACCTTGAAGGTCATGTGAAGGAGGCTGCTGCCAAGTACTACGAGGCCATCGCTTGTGTCAAGAACCTTCAGATGAAAGAACAGCCTGAGTCCCCTGACAGAATCCAGTTGGATCAGCAGATCACACTGCTGTTGCTCAACTACTGTTAGTGCAAGCTGATGGTGGAAGAGTAT GAAGTGCTAGACCACTGCTCCTCCATCCTCAATAAGTATGATGACAACGTCAAGGCCTACTTCAAGTACAGCAAGGTACATGCAGCAGTGTGGAACACTCAAGAGGCCCAGGCTGACTTTGCCAACGTGCTGGAGCTGAGACCCACCCTGGCGACTATGGTGAGCCCTGAGCTGTGGGTCTAG